The Cynocephalus volans isolate mCynVol1 chromosome 12, mCynVol1.pri, whole genome shotgun sequence sequence ttatcctagagatgcaaggatggtttaacatacataAATGGGGTTTGGgaagggataggttgggtaaagggcacaaagaaaaaaatcatgatttctaagaataatatgcttataataaataatattaaaaaataaaaataaataaatcctgaaaAAAACTAGTGAATGCTtattaattaattagaaaataaaaaataaataaatgcaatacaccAAATTAAGAATAtgaaggacaaaacccatataatcattttaaatgcatGCGTAgaaggcatttgaaaaaattcaacatcttcttacaataaaaattctcaatgaaTTATGTGCAGAATGGATGTACCTAAACaaagtaaaggccatatatgacaaacccatagttaacatcatacttaatgtaTTAAAGTTGAAATCTTTTCCTATAAGATCAGCAACACTATGTGTATGGGCATTCTTGCCACTTCTTTCAGCATAGCACTGGAAATTCCAGCAAGAACaattagacaaaagaaagaaataaaagaaatccaaattataaaggaaaaagttaaattgtccctgtttgcagatgacatgattatatatatatatatatatccttaaagattataccaaaaaaattgtaaaaattcataaacaaattcaataaaattgtgggatacaaaaccaacatacaaaaatctgtagcatttttatacaataACAGCaaacattctgaaaaagaaatcatgaaaacattctatttacaataaattaaaaaaataaaatacttaaaaaaatttaactaaggaggtgaaagatctctacattgAAAACTAAACatggataaaataaactgaaatactGATGAAAACAATTGATAAAGatacaaacaaatagaaagatatcctatgttcatggattggaagaacgAGTATTGTTAAAATTTCTATACTACATAAAGCAATTCATTCTTATCAAATAGTAATGAAGtacttcagagaaatagaataaaacaaaccTAAAATTTGAATGGAGATACAAAAGATCCTAAATAACtgaagcaatcttgagcaaaaagaacaaagctggaggcctcacactacctgtcttcaaaatatactataaagctatagttacaaaaacagcatggtactggcataaaaacagatacatagactaatggaacagaacagagataaTCCCATACATTTTCAGCCCACTGATTTTCAACAcaggtgaggctgtggagaaagggaacatttgcacactgttggtggggatgtaaatgagtacagccattatgaaaaccagtaaggaagttcctcaaaaattaaagataaaactaccacatgatccagaaattccatgactgggtatatagccaaatgaaataaaagcagtatgttgaagagatatgtGCCCcgcccccatgtttattgcagcattaatCATGATAAGCAAGATATGAAATTAGCCCAAgggtccatcagcagatgaatacGTAAAGAAATTGTGgtttatttatacaatgaaatgctgtccagctataaaaaaagaaaaaaaaaaatttttgacaacatggatgaacctagaggatgttaagttaaataagctaggaacagaaggacaaataccacataatctcactcatatgtggaatctaaaaaaagttgaactcataaaagtatagaatagaatgatggttaccaggttCTGGGGTGGTTGATGTGAGTGTGGGAGGTTGGGAAGATGGTGAAAAGATAAGATGAACAAGTTCAAGAggtctattgtacaacatggtaactatagttaaaaaaaatgcattactGAAAATGCTGAAAGGATATAAAGTGTTCTCATCATGAAAATGATtactatgtgaggtaatacatatgtgAATTAGTttaatttagtcattccacaatgttgTATGcctcaaaacatcatgttgtacgtGACAAATACTTACAAttgatttttcaattaaaaaataaaaatgacaagccccccaaaattcaatggcttttaaTAGTCTCTCTCGtaaaaatcacagaaaagaaaatttaagtaattGATATTCTGTAATATCTATTCACAAAGTTCCTAATACATAGTTCTACTAGTAATCCTTTTAATATTGAGCTGTGCCTATTTTTTGCCACATAAAGGGGTAAAGGGGATAAGCAGACTATACTTTATCCAATAGGTTTTAAACAATATTTCAAATGgtaaataatttaatttggaTATCAAACCAAAAAcgttatttataataaaattgattGCTCTTAGTCAATCCCCCCCCCATTCCTTTCATACGTTTCAACCTCTTTCCTCAGACGGAACTGCATTAATGACTACAATTTTAGGAAGGATTGAAGGTAGAATTATTAAATGACTATATTTAAAGTTTTCCCTTAACATCCTGGGaattagagataaagaaaaataactaaatttttatgaaaacataGACATAATACGGAAAGTAGTTACAGAGAATTGGCACATACCACCCCTCCTCCTGAATTAGAAAGTTGTACctaaataaatgacaaatgtgGTTTGCCTTTTATAAAACCATGAATAAACAGAAtatcttagaaaaaaatgttaaaacttttaCTTTAATCTTACATAGAGGAATTTAATTAAGTGCAAGCATCTGGTTAAATGAAGACAGAAatgtcatgaaaattaaaaaataactagagAACTCCTTTTCTATTCTAATTATctaattatctatttatttggtGTACTTTAcctcatctatctatctgttgaaaaagaagtaaagattTCCAAAATTGTCTGATTGTGTGATTTTTACTTAGATTTTATGGTCAATACAATCTTAATGATTATAACTTTTCCTTTACCAATTACCACCTGTTATTATAGTCCCAATGGATTCAGTGGTCTTGAATGATTTGTTCTCTgttaagaacattttaaaaaatacctacaACTTGAGGAATATTCTATAGGAATATGAATTAATGCTGTTCCAATTTACACTAATATTCAGAAATTTTCACTCAGTgatcatttaattttgtttgctgAAATCAACTTCAATGATGATTATTCACCAATGAAAATGaatatctttatgtttttatcaccccaaaacaAGTATATGACAGCAATGGTCATATGGTTAAAAAAGGGtatgaaacagaaatattttgCATGAGCATCACCTAATGCAATTTTCTCTATCATTAAAAGAAAAGTcgtttttgaaaaagaacagtaAGGAAATTAAATATGAGTATGCATAGTTTATTGAAAGTAGAAACATGACCTTCAACATATATCTGATACATTTCTTACCAAACTTCACATTTGCAATCAAAGCTTTATTGTTCtacaatactttaaaataatacttcACCTTATAGTATAATAATATTACttttggaaagattcataataattttcatatatttacatttattaactctTAGAGTCAACTTCTTCAGATAACTTTTTGGTTATCAAGAGGATCTCGCTTTCCTTACTGTCTTATTTTCCagtctctttctctcattctctctcaatTACCTATCATATCGATCATATATACAGTTTACATTCATCTAGTTAACATTTGCATGCTGTTTTTCCACATGCCTGATTTTCACTTTTGCATTTCTCCTAACTCGTTATAATCTTACAAAAGCAAACATACATTGTTTCATATCTTACAAATTGTTGCAATAACGAatacaattattatttcatttttgtttggcgGTAATATTATATTAGAATcttcttgaaaataaaaagtaagccttaatatgaaagaaaaatgataataaacaGTGAGTGCTTAGGGACAGTCATCtataagaaaaagtattttggTCATgaacttagaaaatatttagagcTCTTTATATTAACCTACATCTCagacaaaactgaaaatcaagaAACCAATATCAAATCCACTTGCCCCTGTATCTGGTCAGACTCATAACTACCATCCTAAGACAATCAATTTGTTTAAtgacaaattggagttgagggacTCATTAACTGTAGGAACTGGGCttgaacacattttttaaagttctcaaaTGCCTCCAAAAGTCATTCTCTTGGATATGGGCAAGGGGAATGGAATCTTCTGTGAAAGAgacaacagaaagataaaaacagtATTGTAGGTTtactaacaaaataaaactatgaaaataattcatatataataattttcagGAATTAATAAAGAATCCATATCACATCATTCTGGACAGTTTTGTCATCTTCCTCATTATATAAGTAGGAAGAACAATTTTGTATCAATTGAAAGactctgaaaataaatataaattttatcagGTTAACAATTTGCCTTTACAGTCTTagatttccttttgaaaatatgATTGACAGAAACAAGGAAATTCTCAATCAAATAATCAATTTTCTAGGAAATATTACCAAGAAAACATATAATGTGTACATCAGCTCTTCCGTTGTACTTTGCTATTTTTTCCTAGGAAAACTAGTGCAAAAATCAATGCAGCCCCAAgtcaaacaaaagagaaaatttctgactGCACATTTTATCTTCAATTTCTATTTAATGTTTCCATacaatttaattccattttattgatgaagtAAATGAGACATTTTAATAATGCTTTAAATTTCATAGCATGTTTTAACTTGTGACtctaaagaagaaattttagattttaattaggttacatattttgtgtattttatagtTGAATGTGATTTTTAGTAAGCTTCTCAATTTATAGTAACCTCTATTTAATAGATGAATTCATAACCTATCTTGTCCTCATATTAGAAACAATCGTGACTATTGATTTCCCAAATATTTAGTTACACAGATGAGAGAACAAACACTTTCtatgtaacttaaaatagttaagaCTTGGTTTTTAGGCTAATTAGAAAAAGAGGTGTTGATGATATATAAATATGTCTGACTGAAGGAGTGAAATGATGTGTTTAGAAAGAATTAATGTTGAAAAGGATAGAAAGTCTTTCATTCAGTTTTGCGTTTGGGGtacatttttttacattatagcattcatttatttaaagaaaagattatCCTACCAACCATGGTTTTGAAGGCTTGTTTCACTTGCTGATTCCTTAGTGTGTATATGAAAGGGTTCAAGAGAGGAGCCACTGAAGTAATGAGCACAGCTACTCCTTTGTTTAAAGTCACCCTTTCCCTTGCAGAAGGCTTAATGTACATGAAGATGCAGCTACCGTAAGAGAGGGAGACAACTATCATATGGGAGGAACAAGTGGAAAAGGCTTTTTTCCTTTGATTCACAGAAGGAATTCTCAGAATTGTCCGGATGATATTTGTGTAGGAGAGAATAACTAATGTCAAGGTGACCATGAGTGTCACCACAGCTAAATAGAATGCCAGGAGTTCTAGAAAGCGAGTATTTGTGCAAACAAGCTGCAGAATTGGAGAAGAGTCACAGATAAAGTGATCAATTATATTGGAGGCACAGAAATCCAACTGCAGCAGAAGGATTACTGGTGGAAAGACAATCAGAAATCCTGCAAGCCAAGAGCAAAAGACAAGAAAGATACAGAGTCTGCTGCTCATGATGGTTGTGTAATGAAgaggtttgcagatggccacatagcggtcataggACATGGCAGCCAGAAGGTAAAATTCTGTCACCccaaaaaagatgtaaaaaaacaGCTGAGCCACACAGTCATTATAGGAAATTGTTCTGTCTCCAGTCACGATGGTGACAAGGAATCTGGGGATGCAGGCAGATGTGAATGATATCTCTAGAAATGAGAAGTTCCgaaggaagaagtacatgggagtCTGTAGATGGGCATCTGAAAGGGTGAGGGTGATAACAATCAGGTTCCCAGTGACACTTAGGATGTAGGTTacaagaagaaatatgaaaagtacAACCTGCCACTGTGGGTCACTTGTCAATCCAAGAAGGATAAACTCTGTTACTGCTGTggaatttctcattattttctttcttgatgtagatattttgcattttagctgtgaaataggtaaagaaagagaaaaagctatGACATCAGTAAAAaaactttgtaaatttttttgtgcatctggcttattttacttagcataagtCACTCCAGGTTCAATCTTGATGTTATAGACTGCAGTATGGAAGCCTCTTTTTATTTTGCATGCCTGGATAATACTACATTGTAGGTAAAAAGCTCTCTATCTGTCTAGTGTACTTTAAATAGTTTGTGggaacaattccttgaagttgttaagacaaacGAACAGATACGATGTTAATGGGTGGGAGGGCagattcggtaaagggacacaaaaatcaaccacattacatattgagaaagtaaaataaaataaaatattttttaaaaagtttgtgggaaaaaagaattaaaagacaatacaaatctttccatgaactttttgaagtaccctattGTCTATCTatcttctatttctctatttACCTACCTATGTAATACATATGCATTCCAATGTCTTCAAATAGTAGTGTAAAATGAATAAATCCGGAGATCTAGTGTACAGCCCAAGTACTgcagttaataataatacattgtaCACTGAAATTTTTCagtgagagtagattttaggtgctcttatcacaaaagaaagaaagatatgggAGATGAATAGAATAGTTGGCTTGATCGTAGgaatcatttcactatgtatatgtatatcaaaacattatgtgtacaccttaaatatatacaattaaaaatatatatacatacaatgaaaaaaacagtaaaaaagaaacactgcttaaaaatctttttgccttttgcttttagagaaaaacaattttgtaGTATAgagacaaaataatttaaaaaactatttataCCTCATATATTAATTATTCCTGTGTTTCCTTCATTATATTCTCATATTTCAGTATAAGTCTCTGTCTTCTGAACGTTTCAATAGATTccctgaaaacaagaaaaaagagattaaaacctCTCAGATTAAAACATGTTCAATAAAATTCTTGAGAACTCACACCCAGAATACCCCAGTACTttttggagactttttttttgtcGCTTTcctcttcataattttttttctttttgaataagcactttttttttctcctcgcCCCATTCAAACTTTTATAGTCTTTGAAGACAACTAAGTTGTTTAGAGTAATGTGTCCCCAATAACAACACAGAGAGATGTTTAATGGATGGGAGGGTAGTCTCAGTTTACTTTCAGTATTTGTACTGCAAGACATTCTAGTTTATATTACTAATCTGTTATATTAGTCTCTTCTAAAATTGTAAATGTACTATTcttgagtatatttttatttaccacCTACTTTTTATGGGTCTACTCTGTGAAATATAAAGCAGTACTTAAAAACtgctaatttcatttttgtaaatggCAAGTGCTCTTACTTGTTTACTTTCGAAATGATATAGCACTTGACAACATTGCTTATTCTTCTCTTGGGGAATGAAGAATGAAAACAGTTCAACATTCAAAGTGAGCTTCGAGTAGTCagagattattttcttttcatttcctgttttttatacagaaattgcttatttatttgttcatgcttaaatttaatatttgcaaCAAAGCTTTTAGATATCCTGTCGTCTAAGATCATTTAAAATACTTATATAAGCACTCAGGCTGCCAAAGTTTGCAATGTCTCATTTGTTTTCCATATTCATCATAGGTGTCAGAGATATCAAACTGAATGACATTTTCTCAAGATTAGTCAACTAATTTAGCATGTGAATGAATTTGCCCAAATTTTTACTTGTAAAATTTCtggtaaatatgtatttttactttcCATTATCTGCTCTGTTTGTGGTTATAAGATATGCAGCTTTGTGTCTTTTTGCCTTTGTAGCATGGGGGCTAATTTTTTCAATATATACAATTCACATTGTGTAAAACTAAAACATAAAGTATATCTGTTCAATATTAAAGCACATTAAATAAAGTGATTTGAATCTTGTACAAAATTATTCCATGGTTTTTGGTATTTCTTATGTTAGAAATAATTGCTACCAGATATCTAGAAAAGAACACCAAATTATATAGTCTTATCAATCACTAACAATTTATGCTATAATGAATAAAACCGTTGCATGAAAACATTGGCCTAtagtatttaaacatttttattttatttatatatttcatataaattgtgtggcttaattttcttcatatataatgcatataattGAAATTGCTTGTATAAAACATAAATCTAAACTATCAGCAAAAAGTAATTTCTGAATTAACATACTTTTATAGTAAATATGACTGGTTTAGTCAATGTCACTTCCAATGGCTTATGAATTTGCTTAAACATAAATACTTTGAGATTTTTTAAGAGCCTTTGCAATCTGTTTTTTCTCTGTCATCTTATATTTGTAACCAAATATTCAAGATAGTGATAATAAAGGGCAATTCCAAGAGCAAATCTACAGTAATTACAAGAAGAGCATATATCAACTGATTTCAATAAATCCACCCAAATTTCTTTAAGGATAAGAGGTCCCAAGATATCCTACCTATTGCCACTTAAAGAAGTATTATCTTGGTTTTTGAAATGAAACAAGTTATAGTTGAAATGAAAGCTGATGTAATGTCTTTCCAAGTTTGGTGGTCAAGATAATATGACTTTCTGTGCAGAAGCAATGTTATTCAGGCTAGCCATAATTTTATCTGTTCCATTTATAATGGACTCAGGGGGATTAGCTGAATGAATCTACAATAGGCACCATGGAGATTGGTGTTCTCAAGAAACCGAGTGCAAAACAGTTGTCCAAATTAGTATacaatttagaataaaatatttagatgaTAGTGGCCTGAAATCAGAGCAGAtgatagaaaaaattacattttcataatAATCTATAACTTCAGTAGTAGATAACCAAGTCAGGCTTACTTTATAaaccaattattattattattgaataataATTACCTCAGTtgctgtgcatttatttatttcctatgtttttattattaacttaCTATAACAATGGTAAATCTCTGTGACATTATTTTTATGGCTACTCAATATGCTTCTGGAAGTTGTAGAATAACTGTGCTCCTGGATATTATACtatgaattgtttttattattctgagacaaaatattttaatagtggcattttctactgcaatcatCAAAGCCACTTCCTCTTTTcctcaggttaaaaaaaagaaaaaggtacttCAAAGATGCCTGTATTTAACTTTGGGCAtcttaaaaaacataatttgatGATTAATAAACAGCTTATACATAATGAATGAATTCCATCATATCTATGTCATGAATGTATTGATTCAAAACTCAACTTTTTATTAAGACATTTATGGTATTTCAGCTTCTTTTGTTACATGTTACCCTCAATTCATCAGTTTATTAACCACATGCAATTCCAGTGGAATTGCTCCAACACAATAAAGGTGGCATAGGAAAGTCAGAATTACTGATAAATGCACTAATCTCAGTAAACTCAGcttcaatataaaattatatttcttcttgcCTGGACTTTTGCAATGAGAATTCATGCcaatattattttccatatttatgtaaaaataaactacaagaatttgtaaaaaataagatggatttTACCTTCTGAGTTTGTACATGCTTACAAACTCCCAGGTAATGCCCAACTGTGATAGAAGTATTAGGTCTGGAGACAATCTAGGAATGGTGAGTGCACACATAAGGAGAAATTGAAAACTAACTCCTGCAGGTAAGTTAGTTATAGATATTCTAAATACTCATGGCTAGCTTCATGAGACAGAGGAAGGATCCTTTTGTTGGCAAGGGAGGCTGGTAGTGCTTTCAAATGCACGTACTCAAAATCATTTGAATTCACAGAGGTGTTTTCATTGTAATTCTCAATCCTACTCTTTTCTAGTCACCACCCTAACATTCACATAAAGCATGTGGAGAGGCTGTGAATTAAATCAACttaataaataaggaaactgtagtatctAATATTGGATATGTCATCTCTGCAGTTATGAGGTAATTGAAACACTAAAGTTACATTATCTTTCTTTAAGCTTTCTAATGCATTTGGAAGCAGGCAGCTCAATACAAAAAATTGAGCCTCCATGATTGCTGCTCCTTAGGAATCTAGTGCTCTTGCTATAAACTTTAGGGTCATCTGAACCTACTATGAGCTACACCTGCAATATAGATGCCTCACTGTAACTGATTTAGAagtttacattaaattaaaactgACATTGTTTAAGATAAtagtaatatttatatttcattatgCACTTGGAAGGTAGCAGGCATGTTTGTAAGCACTTTTTAAGCTAAGTCATAATAAATATTCACAACTAATTTCTGAGAAAATTACTATTGCTCTCTCTAATTTTCATATAGGGAAACTGACTCATTAAGAATttagccagtaccatgctgttttggttattacagctttatagtatagtttgaagccagggagtgttatgcctcttgctttattttttctgctcaggattactttggctattcagggtcttttgttgttccataagaatgtcaggattgctttttctattactgtgaagaatgtcattggtattttggtggggattgcattgaatctgtagactgctttgggtagcaggatattttcacaatgttaattctccccaTTCATGGAATGTCTTACCcacaatatatataatcaattatctttcaacaTCAGCAGAAAAGAGTTTAGCTAATTTGGCCAAGGTCTTGTCAATGAACTCTGCTTCCTGAGATTATACAGAGTGAAAGAGGGAGTAGATAAATTACTATGCAGATGTGAAGAATCCCACCTCAAAAAACCACTGATATCTGATATGAGGAGTGAGGCAGAACTTCCCTAAGTTAATAATATTGCTGAGTATCACCGTGAAATTTCACTGTTGTCTATATGAAAACATTTCAAGGTAAGAAAACATCAAAAGTGTGATCCCTATGGGAATCTGATCATAGTGGTTCATCTGGTAGCTCAGTGGATAAAAGATAGGGTTTTGCCTTAGATATGTCCCACGTGGAGATGCTGCAAGGTACATTGAAAAAAACAGAGGTTCAGTTTGTTGAATAAGAAGTCAAAGAGGTGGTTATCATTGTGGTATAATATTTACGGCAATTTTCATTCATGATTCTGAAAAAGGAGTCCTAAAAAACCCAGACATAAACATTTGTTCAAACAAAACATGAGAGATGAATATTTAAAGGCAAATGTACTGATGATATAAATTTAAGCATAAGGCATTTTGAGAATTCTATTCATTTGTTgattaacaaatattttgctGAATGATTACTCTGCAATAAGTCCTTTGTTAGGATATAGTGAGGAAAAGGTTCCCTTTGCTTAAAAAGTACTCATAGTCCATTACTAAGGATAATCCAATACActgtgaaaattattattatactgATAGGCACACTGCATTATTTCAAGATGCTAATGTGTCTTATGTGGCTGATGCTACAATGAAGTTTCCATTATGTAGACAGAGCAAAAAAAGTGGACTTGGGCTTGGGAACTTTAGCACAGGAGACCTGACATCAGAAGAAGATGCAGGACATTGGTTATTCAAGGAGACTAAGGTTTACTGTGACTTAAATCAGACTGAGAGAATGACGAAGTAATATCTATAAGTGAGATAATGAATTATCAACCATGTATTTTACAGTTATGGCTAAGGTTGATGGTGTGGGTTAAGTCAGTGTTCAATTCCAAGATGAAGAAGTCATGCCTATAAGATACTAACAAAAATGGAGCACACTGAATGTGTACCAAAGTTATCACACAGGTTTATTATATTACATCTGACATTAGCAATAGAAGAGTTAGGGGATTCCGAGTTTCTTTGGCTAAAGTGACTTTCTATGTTGTCCGAGAGATTTAAGTTTAATTGCAAGGGAATAATTGTCTCCTGAATGTTTAATTTTCTGGAGTATGTTAACATGGAGAGAAATCTTCATAAGCCAAGCTTGGCATTTTGAATGTGCTCATTTAGTACTTTCCTGAAGAAATAAATGATCTAAATAGCACTTAATTCTAAAATTCTAAGattccttgtatatttttattttgcaaagttTCTCCTCTCCTGTAGGAGTTGGTACAATGCCTTACTTGCTGTAGCACAGCTCTGATTTGAAGCACTGTTCTGACATGTATTTGCcatatgtaattatttatttgtatgactctctgtgcctcattctttaacagaaggagaaaactgTACCCACTTAAAGGGGCTGTTAAAATCTTAGACA is a genomic window containing:
- the LOC134360517 gene encoding olfactory receptor 6C75-like encodes the protein MRNSTAVTEFILLGLTSDPQWQVVLFIFLLVTYILSVTGNLIVITLTLSDAHLQTPMYFFLRNFSFLEISFTSACIPRFLVTIVTGDRTISYNDCVAQLFFYIFFGVTEFYLLAAMSYDRYVAICKPLHYTTIMSSRLCIFLVFCSWLAGFLIVFPPVILLLQLDFCASNIIDHFICDSSPILQLVCTNTRFLELLAFYLAVVTLMVTLTLVILSYTNIIRTILRIPSVNQRKKAFSTCSSHMIVVSLSYGSCIFMYIKPSARERVTLNKGVAVLITSVAPLLNPFIYTLRNQQVKQAFKTMVGRIIFSLNK